In Minwuia thermotolerans, one genomic interval encodes:
- a CDS encoding MFS transporter, translating into MSPEAERPLGRNIALIVFGAFMCLLSSVGQTYFISLFGGEIRADFGLSHGEFGLVYMIGTIASGATLILFGRIVDHLSLAGSSFVVLLGLAGVAAFAGLAWSAVALTVAIFGLRLFGQGMSTHVGITAMARHFEGFRGRAISIASLGHAIGVAASPPFVIFLVAWLGWRNAWFATAVLVLALIPVVPMLLRRTGWQRPEKDSGPAVSAEDRRRSGDYSLSDALRDPGLWLRMPALLAPAFISTGFFFHQVHLAGAKGWDIETMAFSFSAFAATTVAGLLVGGALVDWLGARRLVSVFLTPLAASALVLWAGDDPATAPVFLGLMGFGAGLTQVLLGALWAELYGTRHIGSIRAFATAMMVFSTGLAPFVMGYAIDGGASMETIAIWSALYCLGASIFSTLAARFGVAVRR; encoded by the coding sequence ATGAGCCCGGAGGCGGAGCGGCCGCTCGGCCGCAACATCGCGCTGATCGTCTTCGGCGCCTTCATGTGCCTGCTGTCCAGCGTCGGCCAGACTTATTTCATCTCGCTGTTCGGCGGCGAGATCCGCGCCGATTTCGGCCTCAGCCACGGCGAATTCGGGCTGGTCTACATGATCGGCACCATCGCCAGCGGCGCGACGCTGATCCTGTTCGGGCGCATCGTCGATCACCTGTCGCTGGCCGGCAGTTCCTTCGTCGTGCTGCTCGGCCTGGCCGGGGTGGCCGCCTTCGCCGGGCTGGCATGGTCGGCCGTCGCGCTGACCGTGGCGATTTTCGGCCTCCGGCTGTTCGGACAGGGCATGTCTACCCATGTCGGGATCACCGCGATGGCGCGGCATTTCGAGGGGTTCCGGGGCCGCGCAATCTCCATCGCTTCGCTGGGTCACGCGATCGGCGTCGCCGCCTCGCCGCCCTTCGTCATCTTCCTGGTGGCATGGCTCGGCTGGCGCAATGCCTGGTTCGCCACCGCGGTGCTGGTGCTGGCGCTGATTCCGGTCGTGCCGATGCTGCTGCGCCGGACGGGCTGGCAGCGGCCGGAGAAAGACAGCGGCCCGGCGGTGAGCGCGGAAGACCGGCGGCGTTCGGGCGACTACAGCCTGTCGGACGCGCTGCGCGATCCGGGCCTGTGGCTGCGCATGCCGGCGCTGCTGGCCCCGGCCTTCATCTCGACGGGCTTCTTCTTCCACCAGGTCCATCTCGCCGGCGCCAAGGGCTGGGACATCGAGACCATGGCGTTCTCCTTTTCGGCCTTCGCGGCGACCACCGTGGCGGGCCTGCTGGTCGGCGGCGCGCTGGTCGACTGGCTGGGCGCGCGGCGGCTGGTCAGCGTCTTCCTGACGCCGCTGGCGGCTTCCGCCCTCGTGCTCTGGGCCGGCGACGACCCGGCGACCGCGCCGGTCTTCCTCGGCCTGATGGGCTTCGGCGCCGGCCTCACCCAGGTTCTGCTGGGTGCGCTCTGGGCGGAACTCTACGGCACGCGCCACATCGGCTCGATCCGCGCTTTCGCCACGGCCATGATGGTTTTCTCAACCGGGCTCGCGCCCTTCGTCATGGGCTACGCCATCGATGGCGGCGCCTCGATGGAGACCATCGCCATCTGGTCGGCGCTCTATTGCCTGGGCGCCTCAATCTTCTCGACGCTCGCCGCGCGCTTCGGCGTCGCCGTCCGGCGCTAG